Proteins found in one Micromonospora sp. WMMD1082 genomic segment:
- a CDS encoding ABC transporter permease has translation MSALAHVPTTGSGPSAPPPAGRHRLLPYLLLLPGAAWLFLFFAVPLVQLAAASLYDPTGTLSTGYTLTWAFGNYPAALQAYWPQFGRSFLYAGIALALALLMGYPLAYAIAQKAGRWKNLLLVCVIAPMFTSFLVRTLAWKTILSDNGALVGLLRDVHLLGPDGRLLATPIAVVLGLTYNFLPFLVLPLYASLERLDYRLLEAARDLYATPLKTFRRVTLPLSMPGLIAGTLLFFIPATGDYINAELLGTPNEYMIGNVIDSAFLVRLDYPQGAALSFLLMSAILAVVFVYLRRAGTEEVL, from the coding sequence GTGAGTGCGCTGGCGCACGTACCCACCACCGGGTCCGGGCCGTCGGCGCCGCCGCCGGCCGGCCGGCACCGGCTCCTGCCGTATCTGCTGCTGTTGCCCGGTGCGGCGTGGCTGTTCCTCTTCTTCGCCGTGCCGCTGGTGCAACTCGCCGCGGCCAGCCTCTACGACCCCACCGGCACGCTCTCCACCGGGTACACGCTGACCTGGGCCTTCGGCAACTACCCGGCGGCGTTGCAGGCATACTGGCCGCAGTTCGGCCGGTCGTTCCTCTACGCCGGCATCGCGCTGGCCCTGGCGCTGCTGATGGGCTACCCGCTGGCGTACGCGATCGCGCAGAAGGCGGGCCGGTGGAAGAACCTGCTGCTGGTCTGCGTGATCGCCCCGATGTTCACCAGCTTCCTGGTCCGTACGCTGGCCTGGAAGACGATCCTGTCGGACAACGGCGCCCTGGTCGGGCTGCTGCGCGACGTGCACCTGCTCGGCCCGGACGGGCGGCTGCTGGCCACTCCGATCGCGGTGGTGCTCGGCCTGACGTACAACTTCCTGCCGTTCCTGGTGCTGCCGCTGTACGCGAGCCTGGAGCGGCTCGACTACCGGCTGCTGGAGGCCGCCCGCGACCTGTACGCCACCCCGCTGAAGACGTTCCGCCGGGTCACCCTGCCGCTGTCGATGCCCGGCCTGATCGCCGGCACCCTGCTCTTCTTCATCCCGGCGACCGGCGACTACATCAACGCCGAGCTGCTCGGTACCCCGAACGAGTACATGATCGGCAACGTCATCGACTCGGCGTTCCTGGTCCGGCTGGATTATCCGCAGGGCGCGGCGCTGTCGTTCCTGCTGATGTCGGCGATCCTCGCGGTGGTCTTCGTCTACCTGCGCCGCGCCGGCACGGAGGAGGTCCTGTGA
- a CDS encoding ABC transporter permease, translated as MTRFSRWLAEHWVMGVALLVLGYLFLPIAVVAALSFNRPSSRLSYDFNEFTLDNWRNPCATSDMCDAVLRSVQIGFIATVAATALGTLMAFALARHRFRGRSGLNVLIFLPMATPELVMGTSLLALFVAGGVPLGFWTIVIAHVMFCVSFVVVTVKARLAGMDRRMEEAAMDLYATEWQTFRRITLPLVLPGIVAAALLAFSLSFDDFIITNFNSGTTVTFPMYVWGAAQRGIPPQVNVIGTAMFLVALLLVLATTLRGRRARRAVVA; from the coding sequence GTGACCCGCTTCTCCCGCTGGCTGGCCGAGCACTGGGTGATGGGCGTCGCGCTGCTGGTGCTCGGCTACCTGTTCCTGCCGATCGCCGTGGTCGCCGCGCTGTCGTTCAACCGCCCGTCCAGCCGGCTGTCGTACGACTTCAACGAGTTCACCCTGGACAACTGGCGCAACCCGTGTGCCACCTCCGACATGTGCGACGCGGTGCTGCGCAGTGTGCAGATCGGCTTCATCGCCACGGTGGCCGCCACCGCGCTCGGCACCCTGATGGCGTTCGCCCTGGCCCGGCACCGGTTCCGGGGCCGGTCCGGGCTCAACGTGCTGATCTTCCTGCCGATGGCGACGCCGGAGCTGGTGATGGGCACCTCGCTGCTCGCCCTCTTCGTCGCCGGTGGGGTGCCGCTGGGCTTCTGGACCATCGTCATCGCCCACGTCATGTTCTGCGTGTCGTTCGTGGTGGTCACGGTCAAGGCGCGGCTGGCCGGGATGGACCGGCGGATGGAGGAGGCCGCGATGGACCTGTACGCCACCGAGTGGCAGACGTTCCGGCGGATCACCCTGCCGCTGGTGCTGCCCGGTATCGTGGCCGCCGCCCTGCTGGCGTTCTCGCTCAGCTTCGACGACTTCATCATCACGAACTTCAACTCCGGCACCACCGTCACGTTCCCGATGTACGTCTGGGGCGCCGCCCAGCGGGGCATTCCCCCGCAGGTCAACGTCATCGGCACGGCCATGTTCCTGGTCGCGCTGCTGCTGGTGCTGGCCACCACCCTGCGCGGCCGGCGCGCCCGCCGGGCGGTGGTGGCGTGA